The nucleotide sequence GAGTGGTCGGAACGCCGCGCGAGGTGGCCGAGGCCAGCGATATCGTGATGCTTTGTGTGACGACTTCTGACGTGGTCGAGTCCCTGATTTACGGCGATGACGGCATCCTGACGGGTATCAAGGACGGCGCGGTGGTGATTGATTTCGGCACCTCCATCCCCGCTTCGACCCGGAAAATCGGGGCGGACCTTGCTGCAAAGGGTGCCGGGATGATTGACGCGCCCCTTGGTCGCTCGCCAGTCCATGCGCGGGACGGCCTCCTCAATATCATGGCCGCAGGCGACAAGGCGACCTTCGACAAGGTCAAGCCCGTACTCGATCAGCAGGGCGAAAATGTCTTCTACCTGGGCACCCTCGGAGCGGGGCATACAACCAAACTGATCAACAATTTCATGAGCATGACGACCGCCTGCGTCATGTCCCAAGCCTTCGCCATGGCAGACCGCACCGGTATCGATCGAGGCTTGCTCTACGACATCATGTCAGCCGGTCCCTCGAATTCCCCGATGATGGCCTTTTGCAAGAACTACGCCGTGGACGGGGTCAGCGATCTGGGATTTTCGATCAACAACGCCAACAAAGACTTGTCCTATTTCCTGAAGCTGGCCGAGGACATGGGCACCCGGGCCATAATTGCAGAGGGCACGTCAAACAACCTGCAGGCGGCAGCGAATGCAGGGCTTGGGGATGGGAATGTGCCCGAAATCTTCAACTATTTCATGACCCTCGAACGCTAGGTCATCAAACGCTCTAATAACAGAATGGACGGGGAACAACGATGAAACTTGCAGGAAAAACGGCCATTGTAACCGGTGGCGGACGCGACATAGGCGCGGCGATCGCCAAGACGCTTGCCCGCGAAGGGGCCTCGGTCGCCATCAGCTATTTTGAAAGCTCAACGGGCGCCGACGCGGTCGTGGCCGAAATCAAAGGCGCCGGTGGAAATGCCCTCGCAATTCAAGCGGATTTGAACACGCAAGAGGGGGTCGATGCGCTCGTTGAGGCGGCAACTCAGGCATATGGCGGCGTCGATGTGCTGGTGAACAACGCCGGGGGGCTGGTTGCGCGAAAGACAATCGCCGAGATGGATCTGGCGCATTGGAACCAAGTCATGACCTTGAACCTGACGTCGACCTTCATGATGACCAAGGCCTGTCTGGCCCACATGACCAGCGGCGCCATCGTCAACATCGCGTCTCAGGCTGGGCGCGACGGCGGCGGGCCTGGCGCTGTGCCCTACGCCACGTCGAAAGGCGCGGTCATGACGATGACGCGCGGGCTTGCGAAGGAACTTGGGCCGGACATACGCGTCAATGCGCTTTGCCCAGGCATGATTGACACTGATTTCCACAACATCCACACCCCGGATGCCGGCCGCCGGGGGTTCGAGGCCAACGCCCCCCTAAAGCGGCAGGGCCACGTGGATGATGCCGCCAACCTCGCCCTCTTTCTCGCCTGCGACGACAGTGCATTCATGACCGGCACAAATATCGACATCAATGGCGGGATGCTGTTTTCATAGGAGCCGATCAGAGGTTTTGAAAATTTTCACGAAGTATTGGCGTCAGACAGGATCTGACGCTATTCCCAACTCCCACAGTCCTTGGGTGAGACCGTCCGACTATGCCGCAACCAGGTGCGTATTGCGCATCCGCTGCGAACGTCCGCAATACGCCCGGATGAGGAAGGGCTAGGGGACGTCGTCCCTACGCGCCCGCAATACAACCGGAACAGGTCGGACCCTCGGCTACACTTGTGGGCCGCACCAACCCGGTCGACCTGAATTGCACTTGCAACCCCCCATTGGGATCCAATCAGCGACAGATACAGCATCTCGCAATTTGGGTTTGAAGCCGGCGCAAGTCGTTTTCTGTTGGGTTCAGATGTAGTTCTTGGCGTCTTAAGGTCTGCTTTGCGGACCAAGCGGTCTTCGCCCCAACAAACATGAACTGCCGCTTCAGACGCTTCCAGCCTTTTCGATGACTAGTGCGCGAACCGGCCCTTCAGGATGAGCGACATGCTCGTCGCCGTCTTCAGCATGAAAAATGTCACCCGGAAGCAAACGCAAAACTTCTTCTCTGCCATCTTGGCGAACGTGCATTTCAACTTCACCATCAAGGACAACAAACACCTCGGGGCCGTCGTTCACGTGCCACTTGTAGGGTGCATCAGTCCAGTGGAGCCGCACGGTAGCATCATTGATCCGCTCAATGTCCAAGGCGTCCCATGCGCTTTTCCCCGTAAACTCCTTTGCGGTAATCTTCTGCATTGTACAGTCTCCATCTGTCTTTTGATCAGTCGATTGACT is from uncultured Litoreibacter sp. and encodes:
- a CDS encoding NAD(P)-dependent oxidoreductase → MTKPIIGFIGLGLMGANMVENLQTRGFELVVYGRNQKAVADVIDRGNARVVGTPREVAEASDIVMLCVTTSDVVESLIYGDDGILTGIKDGAVVIDFGTSIPASTRKIGADLAAKGAGMIDAPLGRSPVHARDGLLNIMAAGDKATFDKVKPVLDQQGENVFYLGTLGAGHTTKLINNFMSMTTACVMSQAFAMADRTGIDRGLLYDIMSAGPSNSPMMAFCKNYAVDGVSDLGFSINNANKDLSYFLKLAEDMGTRAIIAEGTSNNLQAAANAGLGDGNVPEIFNYFMTLER
- a CDS encoding glucose 1-dehydrogenase, with protein sequence MKLAGKTAIVTGGGRDIGAAIAKTLAREGASVAISYFESSTGADAVVAEIKGAGGNALAIQADLNTQEGVDALVEAATQAYGGVDVLVNNAGGLVARKTIAEMDLAHWNQVMTLNLTSTFMMTKACLAHMTSGAIVNIASQAGRDGGGPGAVPYATSKGAVMTMTRGLAKELGPDIRVNALCPGMIDTDFHNIHTPDAGRRGFEANAPLKRQGHVDDAANLALFLACDDSAFMTGTNIDINGGMLFS
- a CDS encoding cupin domain-containing protein, whose amino-acid sequence is MQKITAKEFTGKSAWDALDIERINDATVRLHWTDAPYKWHVNDGPEVFVVLDGEVEMHVRQDGREEVLRLLPGDIFHAEDGDEHVAHPEGPVRALVIEKAGSV